A DNA window from Nitrospirota bacterium contains the following coding sequences:
- a CDS encoding DUF882 domain-containing protein gives MITRRKFFRALFAGSAMLCCSDVFASKNALEEVASLMLGKKPGAAERSVSRKFPDEKKLSMQNIHTGESLNIQYYSDGVYDLEAIGRINYFLRCHYTDEVKEIDIGLLDLLCCIKDKIGHDKTIQIISGYRSDIYNHFLISQGRNVSKNSLHLQGMAIDFTLEGIHTSTISQIAKSFEAGGVGQYPEFVHIDVGRVRYW, from the coding sequence ATGATAACGAGAAGGAAATTTTTCAGAGCATTGTTTGCCGGTTCGGCAATGCTCTGTTGCAGCGATGTTTTTGCTTCAAAGAACGCTCTCGAAGAAGTCGCCTCGCTTATGCTCGGCAAAAAACCCGGTGCCGCTGAACGCAGCGTATCAAGAAAATTTCCCGATGAAAAAAAGCTGAGCATGCAGAATATTCATACGGGAGAAAGTCTTAATATCCAGTATTATTCAGACGGTGTCTATGATCTTGAAGCCATTGGCAGGATAAATTATTTTCTCAGATGCCATTACACAGATGAAGTAAAGGAAATCGACATTGGTCTTTTAGACCTCCTCTGTTGCATAAAAGACAAAATAGGTCATGACAAAACAATACAGATAATATCAGGGTACCGCTCGGACATTTATAATCATTTCCTGATAAGCCAGGGACGGAATGTAAGCAAGAACAGTCTTCACCTGCAGGGCATGGCTATCGACTTTACCCTGGAAGGGATACACACCAGTACCATTTCACAAATCGCAAAATCATTCGAAGCAGGAGGTGTGGGGCAATATCCTGAATTTGTCCATATCGACGTGGGCAGGGTAAGATACTGGTAA
- a CDS encoding M28 family peptidase, whose translation MNNTIPQILMNVSRERLQWYVKKIEGLRHGSENYHSLEKKAVFIEDTLRSLNLKVENQQFIFHGRSYRNIVAFHQGIDEQSALTLIGAHYDAAWGSPGADDNASGVAVLLEAANVIFNLTLNNSIQFVAFSLEEPQLQTIQFLIGSDHFARQARKSKIRYRAILILESVGYTDETEGSQFVPLFVRIPVPKTANFLGVIANSKSKMIMRDFCGISREFVPDLPIVPYKVPLSGRIVPESRFSDHASFWDYGYPALMLTDTAMFRNPHYHTSHDRSDTLDFDFLSNVTKAVISFMLRNDMPDRT comes from the coding sequence ATGAATAATACGATTCCCCAGATATTAATGAATGTCAGCAGGGAAAGACTTCAATGGTATGTGAAAAAAATCGAAGGATTGCGTCATGGCTCGGAAAATTACCATTCCCTCGAGAAAAAAGCAGTATTCATTGAAGATACGCTGCGTTCACTGAACCTGAAAGTAGAAAATCAGCAGTTCATTTTTCATGGCAGGTCTTACCGTAATATCGTCGCTTTTCATCAAGGTATTGACGAACAATCGGCTCTCACCCTTATAGGTGCACATTATGACGCTGCCTGGGGCAGTCCCGGCGCGGATGACAATGCAAGCGGTGTAGCGGTATTGCTCGAAGCAGCAAATGTTATTTTTAATCTTACGCTAAACAATAGCATACAGTTTGTCGCATTTTCCCTTGAAGAACCCCAGCTGCAGACCATACAATTCCTCATTGGAAGCGATCATTTCGCCCGCCAGGCACGTAAATCAAAAATAAGGTACAGGGCTATCCTGATCCTTGAATCGGTCGGGTATACTGATGAAACAGAAGGCAGCCAGTTTGTTCCTTTGTTTGTAAGAATTCCCGTGCCAAAAACGGCAAATTTTCTCGGAGTTATAGCGAACAGCAAATCAAAAATGATAATGCGTGATTTTTGCGGCATATCGCGAGAATTCGTTCCCGATCTGCCTATCGTCCCATATAAAGTTCCTCTTTCCGGACGCATTGTCCCTGAAAGCCGCTTCAGCGATCATGCATCTTTCTGGGATTACGGGTATCCTGCTCTCATGTTGACTGATACCGCGATGTTCAGAAACCCGCATTACCACACTTCGCACGACCGGTCTGATACGCTTGATTTCGATTTCTTGTCCAATGTGACGAAAGCGGTGATCAGTTTCATGCTGAGAAATGATATGCCAGATCGCACATGA
- a CDS encoding DUF296 domain-containing protein, whose amino-acid sequence MKYQIGTAGRIIVARFEDKEDILDTLINIAKKENVRSAVLYLLGGIKQGRIVVGPEEETMPPKPVWKNIEESHEVVGIGTIFWQDNEPKIHFHGAFGKKEMVKVGCLRGTSETFLVLEAFIVEIKGIDAKRELDPVSGLSLLKL is encoded by the coding sequence ATGAAATACCAGATTGGCACAGCGGGAAGGATAATCGTTGCGAGGTTCGAGGACAAGGAAGATATTCTTGATACTCTCATAAACATCGCAAAAAAGGAGAATGTAAGGAGTGCGGTGTTGTATCTCCTTGGTGGTATAAAACAGGGAAGGATTGTGGTTGGTCCGGAAGAAGAAACGATGCCGCCAAAACCGGTATGGAAGAATATTGAGGAAAGCCATGAGGTCGTCGGGATTGGCACGATTTTCTGGCAGGACAACGAACCGAAGATACATTTTCACGGGGCATTTGGAAAAAAGGAAATGGTAAAGGTTGGCTGCCTGAGGGGGACGTCCGAAACCTTTCTCGTGCTTGAAGCCTTTATCGTAGAGATTAAGGGCATCGATGCAAAAAGGGAACTTGATCCTGTTTCCGGATTGTCTCTTTTGAAACTGTAG
- a CDS encoding L,D-transpeptidase family protein: MKTIRLLLLLLVVIPSLAEADMVIGGEIVYKVVKGDTIEHIGAKLGVNWRSIVKNNGIDIRKPLRIGQEIRADNRKIVPRKIDNGIIINIPDKTLYYFIEGELVHSFPVGLGKPAWMTPEGKFTIVLKQKNPTWYVPKSIQREMEMKGDVVKDIVPPGPNNPLGRYSVKTSLPGILIHETIWPTSVYQYRSHGCIRVLPSDMEEFFNRVEISTSGEILYNTVKVAVSNDERILLEVNRDIYRKIVSLDAEAKQMIINAGLEEKVDWQKVDMVVREKSGIPEDITL; the protein is encoded by the coding sequence ATGAAAACAATACGCTTGCTCCTCCTTCTCCTTGTTGTTATACCGTCTCTCGCGGAAGCGGATATGGTAATCGGCGGAGAAATTGTTTACAAGGTGGTGAAAGGTGACACGATTGAACATATAGGGGCAAAATTAGGGGTAAACTGGAGAAGCATTGTTAAAAATAACGGAATAGATATAAGAAAACCTCTCAGGATAGGGCAGGAAATACGGGCTGACAACAGGAAGATAGTACCAAGAAAAATCGATAATGGCATCATCATAAACATTCCTGACAAGACCTTATACTATTTTATAGAAGGTGAACTTGTACATTCTTTTCCGGTTGGCCTGGGCAAACCTGCATGGATGACTCCTGAAGGAAAATTTACCATAGTATTAAAACAGAAAAACCCGACATGGTATGTCCCGAAGTCGATACAGCGTGAGATGGAAATGAAAGGAGATGTTGTAAAGGATATTGTGCCTCCAGGGCCGAATAATCCTTTGGGCAGGTATTCTGTGAAGACATCATTGCCCGGAATCCTCATTCATGAGACGATATGGCCGACATCTGTGTATCAGTACAGAAGTCACGGTTGCATACGCGTTTTGCCGTCTGATATGGAAGAATTTTTTAATAGGGTTGAGATAAGCACATCAGGTGAGATACTATATAATACAGTTAAGGTTGCTGTTTCCAATGACGAGAGGATACTGCTTGAGGTGAACAGAGATATATACAGAAAAATTGTCAGCCTGGATGCTGAAGCAAAGCAAATGATCATCAACGCAGGACTCGAAGAAAAGGTTGACTGGCAGAAGGTGGATATGGTGGTAAGAGAAAAATCGGGTATTCCGGAAGATATAACCTTATGA
- a CDS encoding HD domain-containing phosphohydrolase: protein MFVAHHAVPLIAKGQVKSVLEVFHRSQLFPDPEWLEFFEVLAAQGAIAIDNASEEFQIMCKHPVYAYNMLSQIFFLRQALNIPYCHHERWDGTGYPRGLRGEHIPLEARIFAVVDVWDALRSDRPYRKAWSNEKAQGYINENRGKHFDPVVVDAFLKMIA, encoded by the coding sequence GTGTTTGTTGCACATCATGCCGTCCCGCTGATTGCAAAAGGTCAGGTAAAAAGTGTCCTCGAAGTATTCCACCGTTCGCAGCTTTTCCCTGATCCGGAATGGCTGGAATTTTTTGAGGTTCTTGCTGCTCAGGGCGCCATAGCGATCGATAATGCCTCCGAAGAGTTTCAGATAATGTGCAAGCACCCCGTCTATGCCTATAACATGCTGTCTCAGATATTCTTTCTGCGTCAGGCTCTGAATATTCCTTACTGCCACCATGAGAGATGGGATGGCACCGGATATCCAAGAGGGCTGCGGGGTGAGCATATACCGCTTGAGGCCCGAATATTCGCGGTAGTCGATGTGTGGGATGCACTCAGGTCTGACCGCCCGTACCGTAAAGCGTGGTCAAATGAAAAGGCACAGGGATATATCAATGAGAACAGGGGAAAACACTTTGACCCTGTTGTCGTCGATGCGTTCCTGAAGATGATTGCGTAG